In Halalkalicoccus sp. NIPERK01, one DNA window encodes the following:
- a CDS encoding Gfo/Idh/MocA family protein, whose amino-acid sequence MTLDVGFLGYRFMGKAHANALARLPMFFPDAPAVNRKVLVGRDEAAVADAADRFGFDRTTDDWSEAIDEVDVFYNLGPTHVHAEPTIEALEAGVHVMCEKPLATDLETARRMREAARDSDAIAGVGFNYRYVPALQLAKRLIDEGLFGEIYRVRGRCLQDWLGDLEDPWNWRTDEERAGTGVLGDVGSHTIDLARWLIGDVERVSGQLTIQIPERPAPDGDGTREVTTDDEYSAIAEFDSGAVGVFEGSRVATGRKADNSIEVYGSEGGFKFSLRRLNELRVLGPNDRGFQGILVTDPNDPYIDAWWPPGHIVGWEHTFVHENYEFLTSVADGTRYRPDFEDGFEVQRVLDAVQTSNETGRRTRI is encoded by the coding sequence ATGACGCTTGACGTCGGCTTCCTCGGATATCGGTTCATGGGGAAGGCACACGCCAACGCACTTGCTCGTCTCCCGATGTTCTTTCCCGACGCTCCCGCGGTCAACCGGAAGGTCCTCGTGGGTCGCGACGAGGCGGCGGTCGCCGACGCCGCGGATCGCTTCGGTTTCGATCGGACGACCGACGACTGGAGCGAAGCGATCGACGAGGTGGACGTCTTCTACAACCTCGGGCCCACGCACGTCCACGCCGAACCGACGATTGAGGCGCTAGAGGCAGGCGTCCACGTGATGTGTGAAAAGCCGCTCGCGACGGATCTGGAGACCGCCCGTCGGATGCGCGAGGCGGCCCGTGACAGCGACGCGATCGCGGGGGTCGGTTTCAACTACCGCTACGTACCGGCCCTCCAGCTGGCGAAACGACTGATTGATGAGGGGCTGTTCGGGGAGATCTACCGAGTCAGGGGCCGGTGTCTGCAGGACTGGCTCGGTGATCTGGAGGATCCCTGGAACTGGCGAACCGACGAAGAAAGGGCTGGAACGGGCGTCCTCGGCGACGTCGGCTCGCACACGATCGATCTGGCCCGGTGGTTGATCGGGGACGTTGAGCGGGTCAGCGGCCAGCTGACGATTCAGATCCCCGAGCGACCGGCGCCCGACGGGGACGGGACGCGCGAGGTGACGACCGACGACGAGTACTCCGCCATCGCCGAGTTCGATTCCGGTGCAGTGGGTGTGTTCGAGGGATCCCGCGTCGCTACCGGCCGGAAGGCGGACAACTCGATCGAGGTATACGGTTCGGAAGGCGGGTTCAAATTCAGTCTCCGACGGCTGAACGAACTCCGGGTTCTCGGTCCTAACGACCGTGGATTCCAGGGGATCCTGGTTACGGATCCCAACGATCCCTACATAGATGCGTGGTGGCCACCAGGCCACATCGTCGGCTGGGAGCACACGTTCGTCCACGAGAACTACGAGTTCCTGACGAGCGTGGCCGACGGAACACGGTATCGGCCGGACTTCGAGGACGGCTTCGAGGTACAACGGGTTCTGGACGCCGTTCAGACGAGCAACGAGACAGGCCGGCGGACACGAATCTGA
- a CDS encoding sugar phosphate isomerase/epimerase — translation MGVGYATLMYDPEEIVSEGLGDVAACRYDGVEIGLPKVNHIGPDRLKGLLEDYGIEIYCVMAGWLNDAGDVEEAVDGAETAAALGAEFLGILPPPRGVVNDETFGEWLEEIGAATGDAGVTPVVHHHAGAHVEGPDEIRRWLDDGPDELELLFDTAHYYAYGDVSEGIERFVDDIAYVHLKDIDPPSDFESHVENLTAGKVDYDSIVTYFGSFTDLGDGVLDFGEIDRTLERVGYDGHTTVEIDNQHSLPLVHAKRNISHLRDD, via the coding sequence ATGGGTGTTGGATACGCGACCCTCATGTACGACCCCGAGGAGATCGTCTCGGAGGGACTCGGCGACGTCGCCGCCTGCCGGTACGATGGCGTCGAGATCGGGCTCCCGAAGGTGAACCACATCGGTCCCGACCGCCTCAAGGGACTACTCGAAGATTACGGCATCGAGATCTACTGCGTGATGGCCGGCTGGCTGAACGACGCCGGCGACGTCGAGGAGGCGGTCGATGGCGCCGAGACCGCCGCAGCGCTGGGCGCAGAGTTCCTCGGCATTCTCCCCCCGCCGCGGGGCGTCGTCAACGACGAGACGTTCGGCGAATGGCTTGAGGAGATCGGCGCGGCCACGGGGGATGCCGGCGTGACGCCGGTCGTCCACCACCACGCGGGCGCTCACGTCGAGGGGCCCGACGAGATCCGCCGCTGGCTCGACGACGGGCCCGACGAGCTAGAATTGCTGTTCGATACGGCCCACTACTACGCGTACGGCGACGTCTCCGAGGGGATCGAACGCTTCGTCGACGACATCGCCTACGTCCACCTCAAGGACATCGACCCGCCGTCGGACTTCGAGAGCCATGTTGAGAACCTGACGGCCGGGAAGGTCGACTACGACAGTATCGTGACCTACTTCGGCTCATTCACCGATCTGGGCGACGGCGTCCTCGATTTCGGCGAGATCGATCGAACGCTCGAGCGCGTCGGCTACGACGGCCACACGACGGTCGAGATCGACAATCAGCACTCGCTACCGCTGGTTCACGCCAAGCGGAACATCTCCCACCTACGGGACGATTGA